In Pseudobdellovibrionaceae bacterium, the following proteins share a genomic window:
- a CDS encoding phenylalanine--tRNA ligase subunit beta, whose product MKISLRWLNDYVDVQDFFENPEKLAGKLTSAGIEVEHVENLAEKFSSVVVGHVVEKGQHPNADRLSLCQVDVGRGENLQIVCGAQNHKQGDKVVVALVGAVLPGNFEIKKSKIRQVESFGMMCSEKELDLAEESPGIMILPAEAPVGVPFAEYMGWNDVVMELSVTPNRADCLSHFGLAREVAALLGRGYEVPLADIKATGGSTKKMIDLKVKNADLCPRYAGRGIFGVKVGPSPDWLRKRLESVGLNSINNVVDVTNFVMMELGQPLHAFDADEIAASTITVDNAKKGEVFQSLDGTEFKLDGDELMIRDGARPVALAGVVGGLNSGITEKTQNIFLESAYFLRETVRRTSRKLGIDTDSGYRFSRGTDPEGVVLAMNRACELIQRVAGGEVGKDYHDFYPQPLSQPSIGIAHEYLETRLGYKAEGSEFETWMKRLGCQVKTNKKMGGWDVVPPPYRVDLEANVDLVEEFARLNGYENVPENFPPLVTSPSPHAFQFTMENRLNELLVAEGYLQAVNYGFYSGRTAGEFLGDTAKLNNVGLKTSAQAVAIRNPLSEDTDVMRTSLLPGLFRNLMHNYRHGIESGRLFETGFVFEQGEGGYEEECRVGMVVWGHPVDMWVKDKTRPVVYDLKATVENLLSKLMISGFQWRKLKAEEYPSFVHPGQSVALFVEGRLLGVLGTLHPSLAQESKLRHDCAVCEFNFDGLMRGQPRTAKARPLSKFPAVERDLAFLVPETIAAEDILKEIRKQSGNLLEEAWIFDVYAGDKLEQGQRSIAYKMVFRDQKGTLGEAELTDLQKKLVQAVEKRFNVQVR is encoded by the coding sequence ATGAAAATTTCTTTACGTTGGCTCAATGATTATGTGGATGTGCAGGACTTCTTTGAGAATCCAGAGAAGCTGGCGGGTAAACTGACCTCGGCTGGAATCGAAGTGGAGCATGTGGAAAATTTGGCCGAAAAGTTTTCATCGGTCGTTGTTGGCCATGTGGTGGAAAAGGGTCAGCACCCCAATGCCGATCGCTTGAGTTTGTGTCAGGTGGATGTGGGGCGGGGGGAAAATCTGCAGATTGTCTGTGGAGCCCAAAACCATAAACAGGGCGACAAGGTGGTCGTGGCTCTTGTCGGCGCCGTCTTGCCGGGGAACTTCGAAATCAAGAAGTCAAAAATCCGCCAGGTGGAAAGCTTTGGCATGATGTGTTCGGAAAAGGAACTGGATTTGGCCGAGGAGAGTCCGGGAATCATGATTCTTCCCGCGGAGGCTCCTGTGGGAGTTCCCTTTGCAGAGTACATGGGCTGGAATGATGTGGTGATGGAACTTAGTGTGACTCCTAATCGAGCCGATTGCTTGAGTCATTTTGGTTTGGCCCGCGAAGTGGCAGCCCTGTTGGGCCGTGGCTATGAAGTCCCACTTGCTGACATCAAGGCAACCGGTGGTTCCACCAAAAAGATGATTGATCTCAAAGTGAAGAACGCTGACTTGTGTCCGCGTTATGCTGGTCGGGGAATATTTGGGGTGAAGGTTGGCCCCAGTCCTGATTGGTTGCGGAAGCGTCTGGAAAGTGTGGGCCTTAACTCCATCAATAATGTGGTTGATGTGACCAATTTTGTGATGATGGAACTGGGGCAACCCTTGCATGCCTTTGATGCTGATGAAATTGCTGCCAGCACCATTACCGTGGACAATGCCAAAAAGGGAGAGGTCTTTCAGTCCCTGGACGGCACGGAGTTTAAGCTCGATGGTGATGAGCTGATGATTCGGGATGGCGCGCGACCTGTCGCTTTAGCTGGGGTCGTGGGTGGCCTCAATTCCGGTATCACCGAAAAGACTCAGAACATATTCCTCGAATCGGCCTATTTTTTGAGGGAAACCGTTCGGCGGACCTCTCGAAAATTGGGAATTGATACAGACTCCGGTTACCGTTTTAGTCGAGGGACGGATCCTGAAGGCGTGGTTTTGGCGATGAACAGGGCCTGTGAACTGATTCAAAGAGTGGCTGGTGGTGAGGTAGGTAAAGACTATCATGATTTTTACCCTCAGCCCTTGAGTCAGCCTTCCATCGGCATTGCACACGAATACCTGGAAACGCGCTTGGGTTACAAGGCAGAGGGTTCGGAATTTGAAACTTGGATGAAGCGTCTTGGTTGTCAGGTGAAGACCAATAAGAAAATGGGTGGTTGGGATGTCGTGCCCCCTCCCTATCGGGTGGACTTGGAGGCAAATGTAGACTTGGTGGAGGAGTTTGCCCGCCTCAATGGCTATGAAAATGTGCCGGAGAATTTTCCACCACTGGTGACATCACCTAGCCCCCACGCTTTTCAATTCACTATGGAAAACCGCCTCAATGAACTGTTAGTGGCTGAAGGATACCTACAGGCTGTGAACTATGGATTTTACAGTGGTCGGACGGCGGGAGAGTTCCTTGGCGATACTGCCAAGTTGAACAACGTGGGTTTAAAAACCTCGGCGCAGGCTGTGGCTATTCGCAATCCGTTGAGCGAGGATACGGACGTGATGCGCACCAGTCTGTTACCAGGTTTGTTCCGCAATCTTATGCACAACTATCGTCATGGGATTGAATCGGGTCGTCTGTTTGAGACCGGTTTTGTTTTCGAGCAAGGAGAGGGAGGCTACGAGGAAGAATGTCGCGTGGGGATGGTGGTTTGGGGTCATCCAGTTGATATGTGGGTCAAAGATAAGACCCGGCCCGTGGTCTATGACCTTAAAGCCACTGTGGAGAATCTCCTTAGTAAACTCATGATTTCGGGATTTCAGTGGCGAAAACTCAAGGCCGAGGAGTATCCCAGCTTTGTTCATCCCGGCCAGTCAGTGGCTCTCTTTGTTGAGGGCCGCCTATTGGGTGTGCTTGGAACTTTACACCCAAGTTTGGCTCAGGAAAGTAAACTTCGGCACGATTGTGCCGTTTGCGAATTCAACTTTGATGGTTTGATGCGTGGGCAGCCGCGCACGGCAAAGGCACGACCACTTTCCAAGTTCCCTGCAGTGGAAAGGGACTTGGCCTTTCTCGTGCCAGAAACAATTGCTGCGGAAGATATCCTGAAGGAAATTCGCAAGCAGAGCGGGAATCTGCTTGAGGAGGCCTGGATTTTTGACGTCTACGCCGGCGATAAACTGGAACAGGGCCAACGCTCGATTGCCTATAAGATGGTTTTTCGTGATCAAAAGGGTACGCTTGGGGAAGCCGAACTCACTGATCTCCAAAAGAAGTTGGTTCAAGCCGTCGAAAAGCGCTTTAACGTCCAAGTGCGTTAA
- a CDS encoding RNA methyltransferase: protein MKVISSKFNSRYRYWKDLLESRGLKQSGDFLIIGRKLVPEFLERHPEAISEILLYDTDQRDELPLTSTAQIYLVDKALFKQIDVFGTHYPIAVAKQSPMDKWESKSSPTGLEVFSALGDPANLGALLRCCEAFSVKKLILLEESVHPFHPKCVRASAGSCYRVPLEWGPSIHQDLGSFHALDQSGVNLTGFSWPENGRLLFGEEGKGLPENKKNQSLLRIPMNDSLESLNAVSAASIALFHYRLQYPC, encoded by the coding sequence ATGAAGGTCATATCCAGCAAATTCAACAGCCGCTACCGGTACTGGAAAGACCTCCTGGAGAGCCGGGGGCTCAAGCAATCGGGCGATTTTCTAATCATCGGCCGTAAACTTGTGCCAGAATTTCTGGAGCGCCACCCAGAGGCTATCTCCGAAATACTGCTCTATGACACGGACCAAAGGGATGAACTTCCTTTAACATCAACCGCCCAAATCTACCTGGTCGACAAAGCTCTGTTTAAACAAATCGACGTCTTTGGCACCCACTATCCCATCGCTGTGGCCAAACAATCCCCCATGGACAAATGGGAAAGTAAATCGTCACCCACCGGACTTGAGGTGTTTTCCGCTCTGGGGGACCCCGCCAATCTCGGTGCCCTGCTGCGCTGTTGTGAGGCCTTTTCTGTCAAAAAACTGATTCTACTTGAGGAATCCGTTCACCCTTTCCACCCCAAGTGTGTGCGCGCCTCGGCGGGAAGCTGTTACCGGGTTCCCCTTGAATGGGGACCTTCTATCCATCAGGATTTAGGCTCTTTTCATGCTCTTGATCAATCTGGAGTCAATCTGACCGGATTTTCCTGGCCCGAGAATGGTCGCCTCCTGTTTGGCGAGGAAGGGAAGGGCCTTCCCGAAAACAAAAAGAACCAGTCCCTACTGCGCATTCCCATGAACGACAGCCTGGAGTCGCTCAATGCGGTGAGTGCCGCCAGTATTGCCCTTTTC
- the rsmG gene encoding 16S rRNA (guanine(527)-N(7))-methyltransferase RsmG, which translates to MTHRKPRPPASVKPRSKNSIGRGKTTQREGRGRHRKPEKIYDFTEADNRIYDIFRHHDFGDYPHEKRHQLTRFYQILMQHQHKDNVTRLLTLRDVAIKHFIDCLMVDRFVDLRFPLMDMGTGPGFPGIPLKIHYPDRPILLVEGVERRVQFLKAVRDELNLKELNIIGRYVNTEFEYPIHSIITRAVSDVSDTLLNVSQCLQVGGYLYLMKGPNVDKEIFQAKEKWGQYYRLMNDIPYEIPATPHQRRLLVYEKINHWQRDSE; encoded by the coding sequence ATGACGCATAGAAAACCCAGGCCGCCGGCCTCTGTCAAGCCCCGATCCAAGAACTCAATTGGAAGAGGAAAAACTACTCAGCGCGAGGGCCGCGGACGCCACCGAAAGCCGGAAAAGATCTACGATTTTACCGAGGCTGATAATCGCATTTACGACATCTTCCGCCATCACGATTTTGGGGACTATCCCCACGAAAAGCGCCACCAGCTCACTCGCTTTTACCAGATCCTCATGCAGCACCAGCACAAAGACAATGTGACCCGGCTCCTCACCCTCAGAGACGTGGCGATTAAACATTTTATCGACTGCCTGATGGTAGACCGCTTCGTCGACCTGCGCTTTCCCCTGATGGACATGGGAACAGGCCCGGGATTTCCAGGGATTCCCCTGAAAATCCACTATCCGGACCGGCCCATTTTGCTGGTCGAAGGGGTCGAGAGGCGAGTTCAGTTTCTCAAAGCGGTGAGGGATGAGCTGAACCTTAAGGAACTGAATATTATTGGCCGCTATGTGAATACCGAATTCGAGTACCCCATTCACTCGATCATCACCCGGGCCGTATCAGATGTGAGCGACACTCTGCTTAATGTTTCCCAGTGCCTTCAGGTGGGAGGTTACCTCTACTTGATGAAAGGCCCTAATGTGGACAAGGAGATTTTCCAAGCCAAGGAGAAATGGGGCCAGTACTACCGGTTAATGAATGACATCCCCTACGAAATCCCTGCAACCCCCCATCAGCGCCGGTTGCTGGTCTATGAGAAAATAAACCATTGGCAGAGGGATTCAGAATGA
- a CDS encoding type II secretion system protein GspG, protein MMLNQKGMTLLEMMIVLVILAGLVAALSTNVLDTWEKAKHKQATIQVKELKRLLAMYLTDCGNYPSEEGPGSTFESSDECSSWGPRPYINSGQLKDPLGRPVVYELQDGIGVIIIWGRDGKEGGSDPQSRYSPAG, encoded by the coding sequence ATGATGCTGAATCAAAAAGGCATGACTCTATTAGAAATGATGATTGTATTGGTTATATTGGCAGGCCTAGTGGCGGCTTTGAGCACAAATGTCTTAGATACTTGGGAGAAGGCCAAACACAAGCAAGCCACCATTCAAGTGAAGGAATTGAAAAGGCTTTTGGCCATGTACCTGACTGACTGCGGGAACTACCCGAGCGAGGAAGGGCCTGGAAGCACTTTCGAGAGTTCCGACGAATGCAGCAGTTGGGGCCCACGTCCCTATATCAATTCCGGCCAACTCAAAGATCCCCTGGGGCGTCCTGTTGTTTATGAGCTTCAAGACGGCATTGGCGTCATTATCATTTGGGGTCGCGATGGTAAGGAAGGTGGTTCCGACCCTCAATCGAGATATTCACCAGCTGGCTAG
- a CDS encoding fatty acid desaturase, which produces MNQHNSSCAEVSRAPRKLDWVNTLFLCASPVAAVVLTILHVYLEGFNPWLILVFVIFYLLTGLSITGGYHRLFAHRAYDANVVLRGLYLLFGAAAVQNSALKWSVDHRLHHRFVDEEKDPYNINRGFWWAHMGWVFFRNENWRMADPKWVRDLYQDKLILWQHRYYLPLSIGLGFGLPTLIGYWMGSWIGGLAIAGFVRIVAVHHFTFFINSFCHMYGDQGYEDGNTARDSFWLALLTYGEGYHNFHHRFEADYRNGIRWYHWDPTKWLIKLLSWVKLTKNLKKVPDVQILKARLEMDLKKLRARLESSSDPWQERMDLLRARIMEAQKQWRDLQVQYRKLRHRRVVTNRAQRMAIKAQMRAARLEYKNTCAQWQTFVRYLRNTRGLASA; this is translated from the coding sequence ATGAATCAACACAACTCTAGTTGCGCTGAAGTTTCCAGAGCACCTCGGAAGCTGGACTGGGTGAACACGCTTTTTTTGTGTGCTTCGCCAGTGGCGGCAGTCGTTCTTACAATTTTGCATGTTTATCTGGAGGGGTTTAACCCCTGGCTGATTTTGGTGTTCGTCATTTTCTATTTGCTCACCGGATTGTCTATTACCGGCGGTTATCATCGATTGTTTGCGCACCGGGCTTATGATGCCAATGTGGTTTTGCGTGGACTCTATTTGCTTTTTGGTGCAGCCGCGGTCCAAAATTCGGCTCTTAAGTGGTCAGTGGACCATCGCCTTCATCATCGCTTTGTGGACGAGGAAAAGGATCCCTATAACATTAATCGGGGTTTTTGGTGGGCTCACATGGGCTGGGTGTTTTTCCGCAACGAGAATTGGCGCATGGCCGATCCCAAGTGGGTCAGGGATCTTTATCAAGACAAGCTCATCCTGTGGCAGCACCGATATTATCTGCCCTTATCCATCGGCTTGGGTTTTGGATTGCCGACTCTAATTGGCTATTGGATGGGCTCCTGGATTGGTGGACTGGCCATAGCTGGATTTGTGCGGATTGTGGCGGTTCATCATTTTACGTTTTTCATTAATAGTTTTTGTCACATGTATGGTGACCAGGGATATGAGGATGGCAATACGGCCAGAGACAGTTTTTGGTTGGCTCTCCTGACCTATGGTGAAGGCTATCATAATTTTCATCATCGGTTTGAAGCCGACTACCGCAATGGCATCCGCTGGTACCACTGGGATCCTACTAAGTGGCTTATTAAGTTATTGAGTTGGGTGAAGTTGACGAAGAATCTCAAGAAGGTGCCTGACGTCCAGATATTGAAAGCTCGTTTAGAAATGGATCTAAAGAAGCTCAGGGCCCGGTTGGAATCAAGTAGTGATCCCTGGCAGGAGAGAATGGATCTATTAAGAGCGCGGATCATGGAGGCACAAAAACAGTGGCGAGATCTGCAGGTTCAATATCGTAAACTGAGGCATCGTCGGGTGGTCACCAACCGAGCTCAGCGCATGGCCATTAAGGCCCAGATGCGGGCGGCCCGGTTGGAATACAAGAATACCTGTGCCCAGTGGCAGACCTTTGTTCGTTATCTGCGCAATACAAGGGGCCTTGCTTCCGCTTAG
- a CDS encoding DUF2541 family protein: MKNKLLSFVVGILVLGTSSAYAEQVKLGSTTLTNRPDVDIVGVFSCSTGKGMFRAIRMQVNRRAAEIYDLDVQYGDGSWDTYVPVRRFFRRGSTSRWIDLIGGERCIKRIVVRGDTEGVPRRPLALVTFFGLR; this comes from the coding sequence ATGAAGAACAAACTGTTATCTTTTGTTGTGGGAATACTCGTTCTTGGAACAAGCAGTGCCTATGCCGAGCAGGTAAAGTTAGGTAGCACGACCTTAACCAATCGGCCCGATGTGGACATTGTCGGAGTTTTTTCCTGCTCCACTGGCAAGGGTATGTTTCGGGCCATTCGTATGCAGGTCAATCGCCGTGCGGCTGAAATTTATGACCTGGATGTTCAGTACGGTGATGGGAGCTGGGACACTTATGTTCCCGTAAGGCGCTTTTTTCGGCGAGGTTCCACATCCCGTTGGATCGATCTCATCGGTGGAGAACGTTGTATCAAACGTATCGTTGTCCGAGGAGACACAGAGGGTGTTCCTCGTCGACCTCTGGCCTTGGTTACCTTTTTTGGATTACGTTAG
- a CDS encoding winged helix-turn-helix transcriptional regulator: METQVVESQQEIHLDETLRALVINGTAINLGPREYQILSVLWQRKETVLSRQQILDLVDSQIKIFDRSIDSVISHIRKKLRRFQPCSLQILGVYGKGYKLTWRQNNHI, from the coding sequence ATGGAAACGCAAGTCGTCGAAAGCCAACAAGAAATCCACCTGGATGAAACCCTTCGAGCTTTGGTCATTAATGGCACAGCCATCAACCTTGGGCCGCGCGAGTACCAGATATTGAGTGTGCTCTGGCAGCGCAAGGAGACGGTGCTTTCTCGGCAGCAGATCCTTGATCTGGTGGACAGCCAGATTAAGATCTTTGATCGCAGTATTGATTCAGTGATCAGTCATATCCGCAAGAAGCTGCGTCGTTTCCAGCCCTGCTCGTTACAAATTCTTGGCGTGTATGGCAAAGGCTACAAATTGACTTGGCGCCAAAATAACCACATTTGA
- a CDS encoding MerR family transcriptional regulator, with translation MSTDEVVFETKDETRYAPSTGPDLELVDTRFAKQLEKIPDKMAFKIGEVARLVGVKPYVLRYWETEFDNLAPKKSRNNQRVYEKRDVVLVMMIKKLLYEDRFSIEGARTALKKLRKDTKKATEIRNLGHQLEQVTDQVRDLIDEINRAKSLFAEVSISSPES, from the coding sequence ATGTCCACAGATGAAGTTGTTTTCGAAACCAAAGATGAGACGAGGTACGCCCCGTCAACTGGACCCGACTTAGAGCTGGTTGATACCCGATTTGCCAAACAGCTGGAAAAGATCCCGGACAAGATGGCTTTCAAGATCGGCGAGGTGGCGCGCCTGGTAGGGGTCAAACCCTACGTGCTTCGATATTGGGAAACCGAGTTCGACAATCTCGCTCCGAAGAAGTCCCGCAATAACCAGCGGGTTTACGAGAAGAGGGACGTTGTTCTGGTAATGATGATCAAAAAGCTTCTCTACGAGGATCGCTTTTCGATTGAAGGCGCCCGGACGGCACTTAAAAAGCTGCGCAAGGACACGAAGAAGGCCACTGAAATTAGAAATCTAGGGCATCAACTTGAGCAGGTGACAGATCAGGTGCGGGATCTAATTGACGAGATCAATCGTGCGAAGTCTTTGTTTGCTGAAGTTTCGATATCCTCTCCGGAGTCCTAA
- a CDS encoding integration host factor subunit alpha, protein MTKADIVEKVYQKIGFSKKEASELVELVFGTLKNTLCDGDKVKISGFGNFVVREKKERIGRNPQTGDQIKISARRVLTFRPSQVLKAMLNGEDITGMTDDEND, encoded by the coding sequence ATGACCAAGGCCGATATTGTTGAAAAGGTCTATCAAAAGATTGGTTTTTCCAAAAAAGAAGCTTCGGAGTTAGTGGAGTTGGTTTTTGGAACTCTCAAAAACACCCTCTGCGACGGTGATAAAGTGAAGATTTCCGGGTTCGGCAATTTTGTCGTACGCGAAAAGAAAGAGCGGATTGGTCGAAATCCACAAACAGGTGATCAAATTAAAATCAGTGCCCGACGGGTTCTTACCTTCCGTCCCAGCCAAGTGCTGAAAGCCATGCTCAACGGTGAGGATATCACCGGCATGACCGACGACGAGAATGACTAG
- a CDS encoding type II secretion system protein GspG yields MYESEGKAYVLKSKGKDGSEGGSGEDEDISSEDL; encoded by the coding sequence ATCTACGAGTCTGAGGGCAAAGCCTACGTCCTTAAGTCCAAAGGCAAAGACGGCAGCGAAGGCGGCTCAGGGGAGGATGAGGATATTTCATCTGAAGACCTGTAA
- the pheS gene encoding phenylalanine--tRNA ligase subunit alpha, giving the protein MLSEKVKAIHQEAAAAFAAAKETKELYDLKVKFLGKQGQLSLVMREMGQLPKEEKPAFGKMVNEVKVALEDLYSKMEVELGRAELNQRIAGETLDLTLPGPARERGGRHPIQKVINEIVEILGRIGYSVRTGPMIEKDWYNFEALNIPPDHPARDMQDTFYVDESHVLRTHTSPIQIRTMEKEKPPLRILAPGSVFRCDSDVSHSPNFHQIEGLLIDRHVSMADLKGTIAYFVREYFGEEIKTRFRPSFFPFTEPSAEVDCSCPICKGKGCRMCKHTGWIEIGGSGLVNPKVLAHCGLDPEEWQGFAFGFGMERMAIIKYGIDDIRLFAENDLRFLRQFES; this is encoded by the coding sequence ATGCTCTCAGAAAAAGTTAAAGCAATACATCAAGAAGCCGCTGCGGCATTTGCTGCAGCTAAAGAAACTAAAGAACTCTATGACCTCAAGGTGAAATTCCTGGGCAAACAGGGGCAGTTGTCCCTGGTGATGCGGGAAATGGGTCAGCTCCCTAAAGAGGAGAAGCCTGCCTTTGGCAAAATGGTCAACGAAGTCAAAGTGGCTCTAGAGGACCTCTACTCCAAAATGGAAGTCGAGTTGGGTCGGGCTGAACTCAATCAGCGGATAGCTGGTGAGACCTTGGATCTGACTCTTCCCGGACCCGCCCGGGAACGGGGAGGGCGTCATCCTATCCAGAAGGTGATCAATGAGATCGTGGAGATTCTCGGCCGCATTGGCTACAGTGTGCGGACCGGTCCCATGATCGAAAAAGACTGGTACAACTTTGAGGCTCTCAATATTCCTCCCGATCACCCAGCTCGGGACATGCAGGACACCTTTTACGTGGACGAGAGTCATGTTTTGAGAACTCACACCAGTCCCATTCAGATTCGCACCATGGAGAAGGAAAAGCCCCCATTGCGAATATTGGCTCCCGGGTCCGTGTTTCGCTGTGACAGCGACGTCTCTCACTCGCCAAATTTCCATCAAATTGAAGGTCTGTTAATTGATCGGCACGTGTCTATGGCTGATCTTAAGGGAACGATTGCCTATTTTGTCCGGGAGTATTTTGGTGAAGAAATCAAAACCAGATTTCGTCCAAGCTTTTTCCCCTTTACCGAACCTTCTGCCGAGGTGGACTGTTCCTGCCCTATATGTAAGGGCAAGGGGTGTCGCATGTGTAAACACACTGGTTGGATTGAAATCGGCGGCTCGGGATTGGTAAACCCAAAAGTGCTGGCTCACTGCGGACTCGATCCGGAGGAGTGGCAGGGGTTTGCCTTTGGATTTGGCATGGAGAGGATGGCCATCATCAAATATGGTATCGATGACATTCGCTTGTTTGCTGAAAATGATCTTCGCTTTTTAAGGCAGTTTGAATCATGA